A genomic window from Canis lupus dingo isolate Sandy chromosome 13, ASM325472v2, whole genome shotgun sequence includes:
- the EREG gene encoding proepiregulin yields the protein MEPRRLLLCLGFHLLHAVLSTTVIPSCMPGESEDNCTALVQIEDNPRVAQVSIIKCGSDMNGYCLHGQCIYLVDMSQTYCRCEVGYTGVRCEHFYLTVQQPLSKEYVALTVILIILFLIIVAGSLYYFCRWYRNRKSKEPKQEYKRVTSGDPALPQV from the exons GTTTCCATCTTCTCCACGCGGTTCTCAGCACCACTGTGATTCCTTCCTGCATGCCGGGAGAATCCGAAGATAATTGCACGGCATTAG TTCAGATAGAAGACAACCCACGTGTGGCTCAAGTGTCAATAATAAAGTGTGGCTCTGACATGAATGGCTACTGTTTGCATGGACAATGCATCTACCTGGTGGACATGAGTCAAACGTACTGCAG gTGTGAAGTGGGTTACACTGGTGTCCGATGCGAGCACTTCTATTTAACTGTCCAACAGCCCTTGAGCAAAGAATATGTGGCTTTGACTGTGATTCTCATTATCTTGTTTCTTATCATAGTCGCCGGTTCCCTATACTACTTCTGCAGATG GTACAGAAATCGAAAAAGTAAAGAACCAAAGCAGGAATACAAAAGGGTGACGTCAGGGGATCCAGCATTGCCACAAGTCTGA